The sequence TTGATTCTTTGTATAAAATAAAAAAAGACCAAAAGGTTGTAATACTTTCAGCTAGAAATGAATTTAAATATCTTCTCCCTTTAGTTAATTTAGGAATTCATCAATTTTTTACAAAACCTATTGATTATTCAACTTTTTTAGATGATATGTTTAAACTTTGTAATGAGATTTATCATAATAATAAAAATGAAGATACAAATATAGTTAGAATCAACGAAACTTTAATTTGGGATAAAGATAAAAATAAATTAATAGAAAATGATAAAATTATTGAACTTACAAAAAATGAGATAAGGTTTGTAAAAACTATTTTAAATAATAATGGAAAAATTTGTACAGTTGATGAACTGATAAATACTATTTGGTTTGAAGAGTTTGATTTAAATCCTGATATTACTCACTTAAAAAGTTTGATATACAGATTAAGAAAAAAAGTTCCTGGTTTACATATTAAAAATATTTATGGATTGGGATATACCCACGAAGTTTAAAGGTTT is a genomic window of Arcobacter arenosus containing:
- a CDS encoding response regulator transcription factor, coding for MDYGLLKKYTRNMVVLFVEDDTDFRKEFTELLQDIFPKVETAVDGMDALNKYKEYFKETNSYYDLVISDIKMPNFDGIELVDSLYKIKKDQKVVILSARNEFKYLLPLVNLGIHQFFTKPIDYSTFLDDMFKLCNEIYHNNKNEDTNIVRINETLIWDKDKNKLIENDKIIELTKNEIRFVKTILNNNGKICTVDELINTIWFEEFDLNPDITHLKSLIYRLRKKVPGLHIKNIYGLGYTHEV